From Coffea arabica cultivar ET-39 chromosome 9c, Coffea Arabica ET-39 HiFi, whole genome shotgun sequence, one genomic window encodes:
- the LOC140014431 gene encoding uncharacterized protein yields MQDAEDIQEIQPPPTTEVSKGKKVLQQHKKGKTIGTFFMPRATPGGQPSIKSVMQSKEAKEKVDMVVAKWMIDASIPFNAANSAYYQTMFDAACSFGAGYKAPNFYDLRGYLLTKNVEQVKNFVNSFRTTWKETGCTIMADGWTDQQRRTLINFLAYCPRGTVFLKSVDALDASKTAEMLYKLFREVVLFVGVQNVVHFVTDNAANYVAAGRLLEREFPTLYWSPCAAHCLNLMLHDMGKLDEVSKVVGHASKITKYIYNHCYPLHLMRKHTGGREIIRPAPTRFATNFIALQSILVQKDALRAMVTSKEWTLSAYAKESKAKKFVDLVLDSIFWKECAIIVQLTEPLVRVLRIVDSDERPAMGYLYAAMHRAREELWRRFTRKKKAVDPYLRIIDSRWDSQLHKNLHAAGYWLNPAYQYNSLDLEKHRHATSGLLDVIETYSYANPDLMSNLTGEMRLFRKAEGDFGRVSAIRDRDVMLPDEWWTCYGSTAPNLQKLAIRVLSQTCSASGCERNWSLFEHIHSKKRNRLEHQRLNDLVYVHYNLRLQQRNARGRNYDPIDFEDFSVNETWILDDEPSQLTPVELESFRNEIATFAISRQSDETLNLDDLDTRDEDETNNEENVERNDLNVGCDVNELGGTEFGRSWEPWA; encoded by the exons ATGCAAGATGCAGAAGATATTCAAGAGATTCAACCACCTCCTACTACTGAagtttcaaaaggaaaaaaagttctTCAACagcacaaaaaaggaaaaacaatagGAACTTTTTTTATGCCAAGAGCTACTCCAGGAGGTCAACCATCCATCAAAAGTGTGATGCAAAGCAAAGAAGCTAAAGAGAAGGTTGACATGGTAGTTGCGAAGTGGATGATTGATGCTTCCATCCCCTTCAATGCAGCAAACTCTGCATATTATCAAACAATGTTTGATGCTGCTTGTTCTTTTGGAGCTGGTTATAAAGCGCCTAATTTCTATGACTTGCGTGGCTATTTGTTGACAAAAAATGTTGAGCAAGTTAAGAATTTTGTTAATAGCTTTCGTACAACTTGGAAAGAAACTGGATGTACTATAATGGCTGATGGATGGACTGACCAACAAAGGAGAACTCTCATCAACTTTCTAGCTTATTGCCCTAGAGGAACTGTTTTTTTAAAATCAGTTGATGCCTTGGATGCTTCTAAGACTGCAGAGATGTTGTATAAGCTGTTTAGAGAAGTGGTTTTATTTGTTGGGGTGCAAAATGTGGTACACTTCGTCACTGACAATGCTGCCAATTATGTTGCTGCTGGAAGATTATTAGAAAGGGAATTTCCAACACTTTATTGGTCTCCATGTGCTGCTCATTGTCTAAATTTGATGCTACATGATATGGGCAAGTTAGATGAGGTTAGTAAAGTGGTTGGACATGcttcaaaaataacaaaatacatTTATAATCATTGTTATCCATTGCATTTGATGAGAAAACACACTGGTGGAAGAGAAATTATTCGGCCTGCTCCTACACGTTTTGCTACTAATTTCATTGCATTGCAAAGTATTTTAGTGCAAAAAGATGCTTTAAGAGCTATGGTGACTTCAAAAGAATGGACTCTATCAGCATATGCTAAGGAGAGTAAAGCAAAAAAATTTGTGGATCTTGTGCTAGATTCTATAttttggaaagaatgtgctaTAATAGTTCAATTAACTGAGCCTCTTGTTCGAGTTCTAAGAATTGTTGATAGTGATGAAAGGCCTGCTATGGGATACTTGTATGCTGCCATGCATAGAGCCAGAGAAGAGCTTTGGAGAAGAttcacaagaaaaaagaaagcagTTGATCCTTACTTAAGAATAATTGATTCAAGATGGGATAgtcaacttcacaaaaatcttCATGCTGCCGGTTATTGGCTCAATCCTGCTTATCAATATAATTCTCTTGATTTGGAAAAGCACAGGCATGCAACATCAGGACTTTTGGATGTGATTGAGACATATTCTTATGCAAATCCTGATTTGATGAGTAATTTGACCGGAGAGATGAGATTATTTCGTAAAGCTGAAGGTGATTTTGGTAGAGTCTCTGCTATACGAGATCGTGATGTCATGCTTCCAG ATGAATGGTGGACATGTTATGGTAGCACTGCACCTAATTTGCAAAAACTAGCTATACGTGTTCTAAGCCAAACTTGCAGTGCTTCTGGCTGTGAAAGAAATTGGAGTTTATTTGAGCATATCCACTCAAAGAAGAGAAATAGATTGGAGCATCAAAGACTAAATGATTTGGTTTATGTACACTACAATTTAAGACTACAACAAAG AAATGCAAGGGGTAGAAATTATGATCCTATTGATTTTGAGGACTTCAGCGTCAATGAAACTTGGATTTTGGATGATGAACCTTCACAATTAACTCCAGTTGAATTAGAAAGCTTTAGGAATGAAATAGCTACATTTGCTATCAGCCGACAAAGTG ATGAAACTctaaatttggatgatttggacACTAGAGATGAAGATGAGACCAATAATGAAGAGAATGTTGAAAGAAATGATCTTAATGTGGGCTGTGATGTAAATGAACTTGGTGGTACTGAATTTGGCAGAAGTTGGGAACCATGGGCATGA
- the LOC140013995 gene encoding oxoglutarate-dependent flavonoid 7-O-demethylase 1-like, with product MESGMIKLGRSLKVPYVQELAKQKFASVPPRYIRPDPTKLHGVSIEEIPVIDMQRLLSDESLNPELEKLHCACKEWGFFQLINHGVSSSLVDKLELEIQKFFNLTIEEKMRFAQEPGDVEGYGQAFVVSEEQKLDWGGMFYMVALPTHLRKPHLLPNLPLPFRETLDQYSREMEILAIKVLEQMTKALGMKLEDMTMLFQEGMQSMRMNYYPPSPQPELVMGLCPHSDAAGLTILLQVNEVEGLQIKKAGAWVPVVPLPNAFIINVGDILEIVTNGIYKSVEHRATVNLHNERLSIATFLVPKLDGDMGPVPSLITPENPAIFRRISMIDYLKALFSRELDGKSFIDAMRTQIEDF from the exons ATGGAATCCGGTATGATAAAGTTGGGACGCTCTCTAAAGGTACCCTATGTTCAGGAGTTGGCTAAGCAGAAATTTGCATCAGTCCCACCCCGATACATACGACCTGATCCAACCAAACTTCATGGGGTCTCCATAGAGGAAATCCCAGTAATTGACATGCAAAGGTTGCTTTCTGATGAATCACTGAATCCAGAGCTTGAAAAGTTGCATTGTGCCTGCAAAGAATGGGGCTTCTTCCAG CTGATTAATCATGGAGTGAGCTCTTCATTGGTGGACAAACTGGAACTAGAGAtacaaaagtttttcaatttgacGATTGAAGAGAAGATGAGATTTGCCCAAGAACCGGGCGATGTAGAAGGATATGGACAGGCCTTTGTTGTATCTGAGGAACAAAAACTTGACTGGGGTGGCATGTTTTACATGGTCGCTCTGCCAACTCACTTGAGAAAACCTCATTTACTTCCCAACCTTCCTCTTCCATT tAGAGAAACTCTAGATCAGTACTCAAGGGAAATGGAAATCCTTGCCATCAAGGTCCTTGAGCAAATGACAAAAGCATTAGGAATGAAGCTCGAAGATATGACAATGCTTTTTCAAGAAGGGATGCAATCAATGAGGATGAACTATTATCCTCCATCTCCCCAACCTGAGCTAGTGATGGGCCTTTGCCCCCACTCTGATGCTGCTGGGCTTACCATATTACTTCAAGTCAATGAAGTGGAAGGCCTCCAAATCAAAAAGGCAGGAGCATGGGTTCCTGTTGTACCACTTCCTAATGCATTCATAATCAATGTTGGAGACATTTTAGAG ATTGTGACAAATGGGATTTACAAGAGTGTTGAGCATCGGGCAACTGTGAATTTGCACAACGAAAGGCTTTCCATTGCAACATTTCTTGTCCCAAAACTGGATGGTGATATGGGTCCTGTGCCAAGTCTTATCACCCCTGAAAATCCAGCAATTTTCAGAAGAATTAGTATGATTGACTATTTAAAAGCGTTATTTTCCCGTGAACTAGATGGGAAATCATTCATTGACGCAATGAGGACCCAAATCGAAGACTTTTAG